One window from the genome of bacterium encodes:
- a CDS encoding HAMP domain-containing histidine kinase — translation MQAQRSGHHDWEAWPGDSDAFGGNLPTTSEPGSSTDDPRERAYREARKAANRRIGFMSHLIPYLVVNAFLLLVAGPRAAFWTAMPWGVGLALHYFFAIVAPDLRQRWVDQEVEQRVGVGVSRERANLEGAHSKQVEELSASIAHEIRNPITAAKSLVQQMGEDPRANDNVEYANVALEELERVERSISHLLRYARDEDVVLREVSIAEVIDSALETFRDRLQTVGITVELDVHNAGPMRGDSEKLRRVIINLVGNSLDAFSDGHTEHPILVVQAGENLAGTEIWLRVKDNGPGMEPERLTRIFSPFYTSKESGTGLGLAISKKVVDAHGGSIEAHSDPGNGTEFVLTFPKEIREQPESAS, via the coding sequence TTGCAGGCGCAGCGCAGCGGGCATCACGATTGGGAGGCTTGGCCCGGTGATTCGGACGCGTTCGGCGGAAACCTGCCGACGACGTCGGAGCCTGGATCCTCCACGGACGATCCCCGCGAGCGGGCCTACCGCGAAGCGCGCAAGGCGGCGAACCGGCGCATCGGTTTCATGTCCCACCTGATTCCCTATCTGGTGGTGAACGCCTTCCTGCTGTTGGTCGCCGGACCCCGAGCGGCTTTCTGGACCGCCATGCCCTGGGGCGTCGGCCTGGCCCTGCACTACTTCTTCGCCATCGTCGCACCGGATCTGCGCCAGCGTTGGGTCGACCAGGAGGTCGAGCAGCGAGTCGGCGTTGGTGTCTCCCGGGAACGCGCCAACCTCGAAGGCGCCCACTCGAAGCAGGTCGAGGAACTCTCGGCCTCGATCGCCCACGAGATCCGCAATCCGATCACGGCCGCCAAGAGCCTCGTTCAGCAGATGGGCGAGGATCCCAGAGCGAACGACAACGTCGAGTACGCCAACGTGGCCCTCGAAGAACTCGAGCGGGTGGAGCGCAGCATCTCCCATCTCCTGCGCTACGCGCGAGACGAAGACGTGGTGCTGCGCGAGGTCTCCATTGCCGAAGTCATCGATTCGGCCCTCGAAACCTTCCGCGATCGACTGCAGACCGTCGGCATCACCGTCGAGTTGGACGTTCACAACGCCGGCCCCATGCGAGGGGATTCGGAGAAGCTGCGCCGGGTGATCATCAACCTGGTCGGCAACTCCCTCGACGCCTTTTCCGACGGCCACACCGAGCATCCGATCCTCGTGGTCCAGGCCGGCGAAAACCTGGCCGGCACCGAGATCTGGCTTCGGGTGAAAGACAACGGTCCGGGCATGGAACCCGAGCGGCTGACGCGGATCTTCAGCCCCTTCTACACATCGAAGGAGAGCGGTACCGGGCTGGGCCTGGCGATCTCGAAGAAGGTCGTCGATGCCCACGGCGGTTCGATCGAGGCCCACTCCGATCCGGGCAACGGCACGGAGTTCGTCCTCACCTTTCCCAAGGAGATCCGCGAACAACCCGAGAGTGCTTCGTGA
- a CDS encoding DUF502 domain-containing protein codes for MLRKLWKNIRLILGRYFVAGVVAFAPIGVTIWAIAWIVRRLDNLLLPSVLRWIFPGAQEPPSVPLLGAVFTLLVILLFGVIARHLFGWELVRLWERLLSRVPVARNIYSAVKQLFEAIFRSSDAAASFNRVAIIEYPREGLFALAFVTGPVRGLDVSGLPPNMVNVFVPTTPNPTSGFYLLVPETGLIPVDLSVEQAFKLVMSAGLVSPDHQAGEAVPGSAAVAPGELAPPLPSPGEAS; via the coding sequence ATGCTCAGGAAACTCTGGAAGAACATCCGTCTGATTCTCGGCCGCTACTTCGTGGCCGGCGTGGTCGCTTTTGCTCCGATCGGCGTCACGATCTGGGCGATCGCCTGGATCGTTCGACGCCTCGACAACCTGCTCCTCCCGAGCGTGCTGCGCTGGATCTTCCCCGGCGCCCAGGAGCCGCCGAGCGTGCCGCTCCTCGGCGCCGTATTCACGCTGCTGGTGATCCTGTTGTTCGGTGTGATCGCCCGCCATCTCTTTGGCTGGGAGCTGGTGCGCCTCTGGGAGCGGTTGCTCTCTCGCGTGCCCGTTGCCCGCAACATCTATTCCGCGGTCAAACAGCTCTTCGAGGCCATCTTCAGGAGCAGCGATGCGGCCGCGAGCTTCAACCGCGTTGCCATCATCGAGTACCCGCGCGAGGGGCTGTTTGCGCTCGCCTTCGTCACCGGGCCGGTCCGCGGCCTGGACGTCTCGGGGCTGCCCCCGAACATGGTGAATGTCTTCGTCCCGACCACGCCGAACCCAACCTCCGGCTTCTACCTCCTCGTGCCGGAGACCGGCCTGATCCCGGTGGACCTCTCCGTCGAACAAGCCTTCAAGCTGGTGATGTCGGCAGGTCTCGTCAGCCCCGATCATCAAGCGGGGGAGGCGGTTCCGGGCAGCGCGGCGGTGGCACCCGGCGAACTCGCTCCGCCGTTGCCCTCGCCGGGCGAAGCTTCCTAG